A window of Chlamydiales bacterium STE3 genomic DNA:
ATCCAGGAGATCAGTTAATTTTACCCTCTCTGCGTAAAAATTTAATGCCTTTGAATGAAACGATTCCAAAATGTTCACTGAGATGAGATACGCTATTTCCAAAGCAGCTCTATGCTTAGAGGGGGAGAAGTTTTAGCCCGCTGAAAGGATTTTGCAAGAGCGGGAAGCAATCAATTAGTAACTAAACTTTACACCCAACCAAGAAAACTTAAGAGCCTTAGCTAAAATGAGTCGGTAAAGAAACAATGAATGCTTAATCCTTTTTAAAAAACTCCTTTGTTGTTTAGCGTCAGTCCAGCTATATAAGATTTAAAGGAAGGTTATAGTGCTTTTTGAACTTTTTCGAGAAAAACCCCCTGCTGCTCGCAGCTCTTTCCTCTCTTCTTATTTACAAGATTTTGGTTACCCAGAGGTTTCTTTAGAGGAAATTCTCCAGCCACATGAGCATTCTGAGGGCTTTTATTATACAGCAAAAAATACTCAAAACAGCCTTTTTATCAAGATTACTCCGCGTGTTCCTAGGGAGCTAAGCAATCAGCAATATGTTTTAAAACAACATTTTGATTGTATATTGCCCGTGTGCTTTGGGACCTCTTACAAAGAGGGGATTCTTATCACCCCGGCTTTATGTGAGCCGAATTTTTTGACAGAGCGCTACGAACAATTTCTTCAAGGAAGTGTTTCTTTAAATGATTTTTTATCTTTAGAATTTAAGGTGATCGATCAGTTACGTTGCCTGCACTCATTGATTGCTGGAGAGAAAGCAAAATATCCTAACTATGAGATGTTTATGAAGAATGTTTGGCAAAGGCTTTGCCAACAAATGGGAAGGCACCATTCTTTGCTAAATAAGCCTCTTTATCTTATCGAATCAAATGAGTTGCTTCCTTCTGTGAATGAAATGGTGGAGCATTTTTTGACTCTTTCTCGCGCCCTTCCCTCCTCCAAAGGAGCCTTAATTCACGGAGAGTTTTCTCATACAAATGTTGGTCAAGGTGCTCACAAACTGGTGATTTATGACTGGGAAAAGCTGACAAAGAATGGCGATCCTTGTTGGGATTTAGCAAAATGGATTAAGTATTTTCATTATTTCTATTTCGTCGAAAAGGCGAGAAGAGACAATCGAGTAATTGGTAGTTTAGAGATAAATCAGACAATTACCCTAAGAAATCTTCCCAAAAACTCCTTCAAAGCTGCTACCAGTGATGTAATTCTTGAGTATTTTGCTCAACAAAGCCGAACAGAATTGGCAGAAGTAAAAAAACGCGTTTACCTTGGACTTTTCCTCTCAAACATCTTCTCTTTAAGAAAAACTATAATGTACTTTCCTCATACGCTTCCTGTTATGCTACGAAGTGTCATGGAGGCATTTAATTATCTAAAGTGATCGTTGCCGCGCTGCCTGAGTGATTTTTTCAAGGTTTTGCTTAAATTCGCCATTCTCTGGATTTTCTCTCAATAGACTTTTTGTTAACTCATAAGCAAGCTGATAGTCCTTTTCATAAAAAGCTTTAGAGGCAAAATAAGACTTTGCTTCAGGAGATTGATGGGCAAGGGTGGCGTATAAAGCTTCCGCGCTTAACCTATCTCCTATCTCTAACGAAAGGCGTGCTAGCAGGAGTCTTCCCTCTACAGATTTCCAAGCATTATTTTTTGCGATCGCCTCTTTGGCAAGTGCATACTGCTCTTGTTGCACATATTCCTCCGCAAGGAAATAGGAGGCTTGTTCACTTGTAGGAGGAGTCGATGCTGCCAATTTTTTGAAGATGGCAATGGCCAGCTCTGGATTGTGATTTTTCGCATAGAGCTTGCCCAATTGGAGTGCTAAATGCTTATTAGGCTTTTGTATTTTTGCAAAGTTAATTGCATCATTGGCACTGCGCTGATGCGCTAAGGCCTTCACAATGCCAATTGTATACCAAGCAGGCAGGTCTGCTTCAATTTGTTCGTTGTGATCAACAAGCTGTAAGGCAGCCTCATTCCAGCCAGCTGCAAGGAAGAGAACAGAAAAAATCTCTTTACTGGCCAAAAGATCGCGCAGTTCTTGAGAATAGGCTTCACTTTCAAATTGTTGAAATAAAAAATGCTGTGTGCTGAAAGGCTGAAGTGGCTGATGTGTAATAGAGGGATTACGATAAGCAAGGGTACGGATAAGTGCCTGGCGCAGAGCGGGATAGTAAGAATCTAAGCTGTGCTCTTTGAAAGCTAAATGGTAAGCTTGCTCTTCACGGCCAAGCTTTAGCAGATGGATGAAATGTATCCAGAAAAACTCTTCTTTGTTTGCCGCCAGTTTTTCAGCTTCTTCTCTATCGCTGCAATAGCGTCCCCCCTCAAGATTTAGAAAGTAGGCTATTTCCGGAGTGATTTTTTTCTCCGGGAGTTGGGTTTTATCCACTTGGACAGGTGCAATGACTTTATTAAGAAAAAGTGCTTTTAGCCAAAGATTAGGGTCTGTCGAACCAGAAAGATGTTTTTCTATAAGAGCAATCGCTGGAAGATAGTCTTTATTGCGGACATGTTGTTCAATTTGTTCTTCACTTAAAAAAATGTAATCGCCATGTTTAGCGGCAGCCTGGTTAAGCTCTTGAAGAGCAAGGAAATCTTTGCCCAATGCATTTAGGAAGTGTGCACGGTAAATACGTAAATCTGGGTTTGAAGGATCGATCATACAGGCTTTGGAGAGATAGTCCCATGAAACCTTAGGATGTTCATTGAGATTTAGAAAAGCTAAGCGCAATAGGCGATCAGTTTCATAGGGATGTTTAAACTGTTTGGTGATCAATAGGTTCTGCGCTTTACGAGAGTTTCCATGGCGTGCACAGTAGTCTGCTTCAAGAAGTAACCATTTTTCAGCAAAATTCGATTCAGGCTGCCAACGCCTTTTTAAATAAGTAAAATCTTCATAATGGCCCTCTTCCACCATTTGCTCAGCTACAAGAAGTGCAGCTTCCTCATTTTGCTGAAAAAGAGTTTTATCCCAATTATAAAGCCCAACTAAAAAAGGTTTATCGCGCAGGTTGGTTCCCGCGGCAACGCTCACTCGTAGCCATTCCTTGGAAAATGGTCCTTCTTTGTAGACTTCATCTAGATGCTTTTTAACTAATTGTATGGCATAAAGAGGTTGGCCCTCTTGAAGTTTTTGTTCAGCGAGCAACAAATCTTCATTCTGCCTCTTCTCATTTGCGGTATGAATCTTCTGCTCCCTCTGCTTTTGATAAAAAATAAAACCAGCAGAAGCTAGAAAAATCAAACCACAAATGGAAAAGGTAAAAAAAGCTTTCTTTCTTAATTTCATTGAGCGCCCAAGAGGGAAATAGGTAGAGGAATACAGCCTTTAATATGGGGGATAGTCGAAATCGTAGCTATTAGGATTTGGTCTTTGCCAATACTGGTAAGTGCCTTCTTGAGGGTTATTCGGGTTATCATAATAGTAATACTGGCCCTTTTGCTGCCACTTTCTTGCACGGTTTATCTCAAACAAGGTTGGCTTCTCATCAATCCTGCTCAAATCTTCATTCTGAGCAAAGACAAAAAATGGGAGAGCCAATAACTGTGTTGATACAGCTAAGATAATTGGAAACTTCATAAGAACTCCAAATATTTTTTTGTCGACTATCTTTTTTTTAACTGATTACGTTTTTTTTAGCAAGTTAATGAAACCCCTATTGGAGAGTAAAAAGGAAATAAAAAGGAAGCTCTCCCTCGAGAAAAGGTGAGTTTAAAAAAATAATAGAACCCATGCATAACTTCATTTACTTGCTAAAATTACCCTTTTTGGCGCCTTTATCGTTAAATTTTTCAACCATATGTACTCATATGCTCTCAAAATTTTCCGATAAATTCACTCAAAAATGATCAATTTTTTCAAGCAAAGCAGGTTATGCAGGAGGTCTAATAAAAATTATAAAATTAATTGTTTTTCATATTTGCGCTGTTCTTGGTCGAGGCGCCCAAGATCGTAACCTTCATAATCAACGAACTTGAAAAAGCGTTCGAATTGTGGAAAAGCTTTAGCCACTTCTCTTGCCATTTGTTGGGCAACAAGGCGGTAGCCTGGATGTCCAGCAGGTGAAGAGCGCAATTCACAAAGCCACTGCAGAGCGCGTAGATTGATTTGAAAATACCAGCGCACATTATAAGCCATGGGGATCACATACTGCACTTCTTCAGGGAGTTCTTGAGAGATGGTGTCATATGCCTCTTTTGCTTTATGCATAGCTTGGCGATACTCAACTTCTAAAGGTGTATTAAGGATTTCAGGTGGAATAAAATATCCCAAATCGCAATTGAGCAATTGGCGTTCTTGCGTCAGCATGCGATGGCGGTGAAGGTCTCGATAGACACCAAAATCAGAAACAATTTCAAAAGTAAAATTCGCATGCTCCAAAGCTCTTGGAGATTTATGTCGGCGTGTTTCCCTGGCGTTGTGTCCCGCATCGAGGATGCGGATAATTTCTTCTTGGGACAAAGTTTTAATATGGCTTATTAGCTGCTCCATACTGTGGTGGCATGAGGAGAAGAGGAGAGCGGCAGCTACCTTGTAAACAGCATCTGGATCAGAAGCTATTAAATGGACTGATTGTCCGCTTGCATCACTTTTGGGGAAGGCCGTATTTTGAATAGAGGCCGACTGGATTTCGGTCTGCATCAACTCGTAAAACTGCGCATAGAACTCGTGAGTGCGGTGAGATAAGCTTGCTCTTCTCACAAAGGAAGGAATTTCCTTAGAAAGCTCTTCATACATTTTTTTGCCGATGTCCTGCATCTCCACTAAGTTACTGCAATGCAGCTTATGAAGGAGCTGTTCATAAAAACGGCCATTTCCAAAAATACCCACATTAGTCAATGTCCCGCAGGGAAGTATCCCTCTAATACAGTCTAAAACCTTCGCTCTTGTTGCCGCGACATAAGCTGCTCGTGAGATATTCGGCCCTTTGGGATACTTTTGCTCAAAATAGGCTGTTAAGGGAGGAATCATTTGGCTGTAGGTTTCAAACAGCATGTTACAAGTCTGTATATAAATATCTCTATAGGCAGAAGTCATTAATACAGGTTCCCGGTAGAACAAATATTCACCCTTCACTTTTTGGTCGAAGTAAATATACCGCGTTGATTTTTCCAGAGGAGAACCGCCGATTCTGCAATCTTCTAGCAGTTTAGCTCCTAGCATAGAGATGTTCTCGACAGCGATATGGGCCCCGCCAAGTTCACCGATAGAATCATCCCCATACCCGTCTAAAATGCGATCATAGAAATTTTGTGCTTTTTGGATGGCGGCAGTTTGTTCAAGACTAGTTTCTTCTGACTCTTTGGGGCTTCCAACAATTGCATCAAAGGAAGCATCAGCATTATTGGTGATGAATTCCTTAAGTAGTAGGGAACGCAGCCCTAAACTAGATCTAGAATAGCGAGAAAAAAGAGCGCCTTTAATCACTTCGGGTAGATTGCGCAATACGAAGATATGACTTTTCGTATTTGTGACAAAACGGTCTAAAATTTTTTCTTGACTGGGTGTAAACTCTTCATAATCTTCTCGGAACATAAAAACTCCTCTTCGAGAAGATAAGGGTGCCATAGCTGGTTAAAGAGTTTCAAGAAAAAAGCTCTCGAATTTTCATTTGTTTCCTAATATGATAGAGAAAAATTATTTGGAAAACATGGAAATTGCACATTATTTGCCCTACAACGCGATGGGTTTTGTTCCCGGTCCCAAAGAAACAGAGGAAGCATTCAAAGCTCGAGTTGCTTACTGCCTGAACTTAAAAGATCAGGTATTCAGTCAACTTTTTCAGAAAAAGGATGAGGCTCCGACCCTTTCTTTAGCAAATGGGGTATTAAAGAAGACGCAATTTTGGTATGGCATTCAACCTTCATGGGTCCAAATTATCTATAGCAATGAAAAGCTTGCCTACTGGCATGGTGGGGCCGCTTGGATCTTTCAGATGGAAGAAAATTCTCCGACTGCAGCTTTCTTGCAGCTGCGATCGTCCTTCCTAACAAAAGAAAAATATCTGGGAGTGCTTTCGACCCAAGAGCTTGTTGTGCATGAACTGAGCCATGTAGGCCGCATGCAGTTCGAAGAGCCAAAATTTGAAGAGATGCTGGCCTACCGCTCTTCAGCTTCATGGTTGGCTCGCAATCTAGGTCCCGTTGTGCAGTCCTCAAAAGAAAGTCTAGTTTTTGTCCTGACACTTTTGATGATCATCATGGTTGATATAGGCTTTCTTATTCAGGGCCATTATGCTCTTTATCAAATGGCAATGTGGTTGAAGGTTATACCTTTTGGGTTAGCTCTTGCTGGCTTCTTAAGGCTTTATTATAAAAAAAAGACGCTAGAGCTTTGCTATGAAAAATTAAAGCAGATCACTTGTTCTGAGCAAAAAGCAAACGCTTTGCTGTATCGATTAACAGATCATGAAATCACAACTTTTGCCCAACTTGCACCGGCAATGATAAAGGAGTTTATCGCCCAACAAGTTGAGTTGCGGTGGCAAGTTATACGCTTGGCATACCTTTAGAAGTTGACAGCAATTCACGCTGAGGCAGAATCCTCTATACCCTCTTCCTGCGTCTTTTACATGCGTAAAAGACCGCTTATAATGTAGAGTTAAACTCTTGAGCTATTTCTCTAAGATATGCATCCGGGTATTGCTGAATATATTTTTTGAGTTTACCGCTATTGATTTTGCTTGGACTTGGCCGTCTGGATTTAGGTGCTAAATCCTGGTTCTTCTTTTTACGAAGCCAATTTGCTAGCGGTCGGGTGGTAACATCAAAAATTTTGCTAGCCGCGTTCCACCTTCCACCTTTTTCGATATATTTTAGAGCCTTTTTTCTTTCTTTTTTATATTCCAGATTTTTTTGTGCTAACTTGGCCCCCCAAAAAAAAATTTGGAGAATTTTGCAAAGTCGAATTGACAATTATTTATTTTATAGTTACGCATAGTGAAATGATTATGGTAATTTCTGATTTTGACACAAATAAGAATAAAATTTTCTTAACTTTTAGGAGGAAATATGTGCTCACTTCACTTAGATTCGGTAACGTGTGATAAATTGATCGATCCATGGATGGATTCTTGCTCACCCACAGGTCACACACTAAATCGTAGTACTTGGGAAACTTTAGCAGCTAGATCGGAAGATGGAAGTTTTCCGTGCCCTTTCTCAAGGACCGTTCTAACCATTGATTCTCTTCAGAAAAACATTCTAGCTGCCAATCTGATTGCACAAATAGACAAGGACGAAGAAATCAAAACAATTATACACTCTTCAAATCCTTTGGGAGAGCTTGTTCAAGAGATGCGCAGCATGCACCAGGATATGTTAAAGAGAGATGCTGAGGCAAAAGCGATGCATCTTCATTTAATAAAAAAAGTTGACACTTTAACACAAATAGTTTGGGTGAGCCATAAACAAACAGAGAATTTATCGCAAATAGGTTGGGGGGATACTTTCTTGATGACCTTGGTCCCACACACAAGAAAAGAACGGTTAAAAGCAATCAAAAATAAAGGTATCAGTCCCGACTATATCCAACTTATAGATAAATTTGTGGAAAAACATAGTGAAGTAAGGAAAAAATAAAGGGGTCGTTATTTCTTCAGGAGCTCCATCTGTTGTCCCTCAATCAGACAAATGGGGGTGCTTCTGGACTCTGTTCTTTAATCGCTTCAGTAAGTGAAGGGATATCTAGATCTTTTTCTAGGTATTTCCTTATCTGATCGACTTTGATGAAGGTAAATCTTAAAGTTACAATTTGCCACATTTTCTGCCAAAAAGTTGGTTTGTATGCGTCTACTGCTTTTTTGAATTTTTCAAACCTGCCAGTCGTTTTTTTTATGAGCTTTTCGTTTTCGCTAGACCGAATAATGTCCTGAAAGTTCTTTAACCGCCTAAAAATTTTGACATTTCTCCATGTTATCTGTGAAAAATCTGTTGGGTTCTTTAACCATTTAAATTCCGGTTTAAGGCGTATTAATGGGAGTCGCCATCGTAGATCATCTATCTTCTTCTCTGCTTCTTTCAAAGCATCTATTCTTGAGGTGAAAGACTTCTTTGCTTCCGCGTCAAACTTATCGAAACCTAATATACGGCGGCATTCGACATGGAATTTGTCAAGCAGAACTCGCTTTCTCCTCGAGCCATCTCGGTACTCTTTTGATTCTTCTGGATAATTTTCAATCTCTTTTTGAATTGCATTTAATCCATTAAAAGTCGAAATGACTAGATCAGAGATAGCTTCATCTTCGGTTCTTGGCCTCAAAGGGCTAATAGAATTATTGTTTGGGCATTGTTGTGGAATACGTACATCAACACCAGCTGTCATAAAGCGAGCTCCTTATCTTAATTTTTTGAATTCTGCTTCATAGAGAAATAATTTTCAACCTTGCTTTACAAGAAACAGCTTAGTTCTAATTTACGATTATCTCGACTTTGCAAAATTTTTTAAATTTTGAGGGAACTAAGTTAGCACAAAAAAATCTGGAATATAAAAAAGAAAGAAAAAAGCTGATAGCCCCCTTGGTTTGCATGCATATCATTGCTCATTGCTACATAAGCCGCTACTTTGCTTTCAACTATCTCTTTCGACCCGATTCTTTTATTAGACCTCTTCCAAGAGAGGTCTAATTTAGAAATATCTTGTCAGCCAAGTTTTGATCGTGATTGAGGTCTCCAAGAAAAAAGCTTGCCGTTAAGGTGAGAAGTGGCCAAAAG
This region includes:
- a CDS encoding Uncharacterized protein (Product derived from UniProtKB/Trembl:D6YTV1) yields the protein MEIAHYLPYNAMGFVPGPKETEEAFKARVAYCLNLKDQVFSQLFQKKDEAPTLSLANGVLKKTQFWYGIQPSWVQIIYSNEKLAYWHGGAAWIFQMEENSPTAAFLQLRSSFLTKEKYLGVLSTQELVVHELSHVGRMQFEEPKFEEMLAYRSSASWLARNLGPVVQSSKESLVFVLTLLMIIMVDIGFLIQGHYALYQMAMWLKVIPFGLALAGFLRLYYKKKTLELCYEKLKQITCSEQKANALLYRLTDHEITTFAQLAPAMIKEFIAQQVELRWQVIRLAYL
- a CDS encoding hypothetical protein (Product derived from UniProtKB/Trembl:Q6MBP5), producing the protein MSIRLCKILQIFFWGAKLAQKNLEYKKERKKALKYIEKGGRWNAASKIFDVTTRPLANWLRKKKNQDLAPKSRRPSPSKINSGKLKKYIQQYPDAYLREIAQEFNSTL
- a CDS encoding hypothetical protein (Product derived from UniProtKB/Swiss-Prot:Q9Z7F9;UPF0159 protein CPn_0746/CP_1126/CPj0746/CpB0774), translated to MAPLSSRRGVFMFREDYEEFTPSQEKILDRFVTNTKSHIFVLRNLPEVIKGALFSRYSRSSLGLRSLLLKEFITNNADASFDAIVGSPKESEETSLEQTAAIQKAQNFYDRILDGYGDDSIGELGGAHIAVENISMLGAKLLEDCRIGGSPLEKSTRYIYFDQKVKGEYLFYREPVLMTSAYRDIYIQTCNMLFETYSQMIPPLTAYFEQKYPKGPNISRAAYVAATRAKVLDCIRGILPCGTLTNVGIFGNGRFYEQLLHKLHCSNLVEMQDIGKKMYEELSKEIPSFVRRASLSHRTHEFYAQFYELMQTEIQSASIQNTAFPKSDASGQSVHLIASDPDAVYKVAAALLFSSCHHSMEQLISHIKTLSQEEIIRILDAGHNARETRRHKSPRALEHANFTFEIVSDFGVYRDLHRHRMLTQERQLLNCDLGYFIPPEILNTPLEVEYRQAMHKAKEAYDTISQELPEEVQYVIPMAYNVRWYFQINLRALQWLCELRSSPAGHPGYRLVAQQMAREVAKAFPQFERFFKFVDYEGYDLGRLDQEQRKYEKQLIL